A stretch of the Mesorhizobium huakuii genome encodes the following:
- a CDS encoding polyamine ABC transporter substrate-binding protein, which yields MIRKALWLSATSVFLTLFTPAGHAEDRVVNVFNWSDYIDPTIVEDFTKKTGIKVVYDTFDSNEILETKLLAGGSGYDVVVPSGNFLARQIQAGVFQKLDKSKLPNLSNMWDTVSQRTAKYDPGNEYSINYMWGTVGIGYNIKKVKAALGTDKIDSWDVFFNPESLAKLKDCGVYVLDSPADIIPAALKYVGLDPNSTSPDDIAKAEEALMKVRPFIRKFHSSEYINALANGDICLAVGWSGDVFQARNRAQDAKQGVEIGYSVPKEGAQMWFDQMAIPADAPHVAEAHEFLNYMMTPEVIAKSSNAVLYANGNKASQQFVDKALLSDPAVYPDDATLQKLYTVSPYDPKTQRVITRTWTKIVTGQ from the coding sequence ATGATCCGCAAAGCGCTCTGGCTTTCGGCAACCTCGGTATTTCTGACATTGTTCACGCCTGCCGGGCACGCCGAGGACCGCGTCGTCAATGTCTTCAACTGGTCCGATTACATCGACCCGACGATCGTCGAAGATTTCACCAAGAAGACCGGCATCAAGGTCGTCTACGACACGTTCGATTCCAACGAGATCCTCGAAACCAAGCTGCTGGCCGGCGGCAGCGGCTATGACGTCGTCGTGCCGAGCGGCAATTTCCTTGCCCGCCAGATCCAGGCCGGCGTGTTCCAGAAGCTCGACAAGTCGAAACTGCCGAACCTCTCCAACATGTGGGACACTGTTTCGCAAAGGACCGCCAAATACGACCCGGGCAACGAATACTCGATCAATTATATGTGGGGCACGGTCGGCATCGGCTACAACATCAAGAAGGTGAAGGCAGCACTCGGCACCGACAAGATCGACAGCTGGGACGTGTTCTTCAACCCCGAGAGTCTCGCCAAGCTGAAGGACTGCGGCGTCTATGTGCTGGATTCGCCGGCCGACATCATTCCGGCGGCGCTGAAATATGTCGGCCTCGACCCGAACAGCACCTCGCCCGACGACATCGCCAAGGCCGAGGAAGCCCTGATGAAGGTCCGCCCCTTTATCCGGAAATTCCACTCATCCGAATACATCAATGCGCTCGCCAATGGCGACATCTGCCTGGCGGTTGGCTGGTCGGGTGACGTCTTCCAGGCGCGCAACCGCGCCCAGGACGCCAAGCAAGGCGTGGAGATAGGCTATTCCGTGCCGAAGGAAGGCGCCCAGATGTGGTTCGATCAGATGGCGATCCCGGCCGATGCGCCGCATGTCGCCGAAGCGCATGAATTCCTCAACTACATGATGACGCCGGAAGTGATCGCCAAATCGTCGAACGCCGTGCTCTACGCCAACGGCAACAAGGCATCGCAGCAGTTCGTCGACAAGGCACTGCTGAGCGACCCGGCCGTCTATCCGGACGACGCGACGTTGCAGAAGCTCTACACGGTCTCTCCTTACGATCCCAAGACCCAGCGCGTTATCACGCGCACCTGGACCAAGATCGTCACCGGCCAATAA
- a CDS encoding ABC transporter permease subunit, producing the protein MSNIAVTDAAAPSTSAKPFLNRLGAGFVNRLVIIVPYLWLLFFFLIPFVIVFKISLSQTAIAMPPYTPVLDFSDGVSGFFAGFRDLNFDNYVWLTQDALYFKAYVTSVIIAAISTVLTLIVGYPIAYGMSRAPATIRPTLLMLVILPFWTSFLIRVYAWIGILKPEGLLNQLLLSLHIINQPLVILNTYTAIFIGIVYSYLPFMVLPLYSSLEKMDYSLIEAAKDLGCPPTSAFWKITFPLSLPGVIAGCLLVFIPAVGEFVIPDLLGGSSTLMIGKTLWNEFFANRDWPVSSAVAVILLLLLTVPIMLFQQAQARAQEQGK; encoded by the coding sequence ATGTCCAACATCGCCGTCACCGATGCCGCCGCGCCATCGACTTCCGCCAAGCCGTTCCTGAACCGCCTGGGTGCCGGCTTCGTCAACCGGCTCGTCATCATCGTCCCCTACCTCTGGCTTCTCTTCTTCTTCCTCATTCCCTTCGTCATCGTCTTCAAGATTTCACTGTCACAGACAGCGATCGCCATGCCGCCCTACACGCCGGTGCTCGATTTCAGCGACGGCGTCTCCGGCTTCTTCGCCGGCTTCCGCGACCTCAACTTCGACAATTATGTCTGGCTGACGCAGGACGCGCTCTATTTCAAAGCCTATGTGACGAGCGTCATCATTGCGGCGATCTCGACCGTCCTGACGCTGATCGTCGGCTACCCCATCGCCTATGGCATGTCACGTGCGCCGGCCACCATCCGCCCGACCTTGCTGATGCTGGTCATCCTGCCGTTCTGGACGTCGTTCCTGATCCGCGTCTATGCCTGGATCGGTATCCTCAAGCCCGAGGGCCTGCTCAACCAGTTGCTCCTGTCGCTGCACATCATCAACCAGCCGCTGGTCATCCTCAACACCTATACGGCGATCTTCATCGGCATCGTCTATTCCTACCTGCCGTTCATGGTGCTGCCGCTCTATTCGTCGCTGGAAAAGATGGATTATTCGCTGATCGAGGCGGCCAAGGATCTCGGCTGCCCGCCGACGTCAGCCTTCTGGAAGATCACCTTCCCGCTGTCGCTGCCGGGCGTCATCGCCGGCTGCCTGCTGGTGTTCATCCCGGCCGTCGGCGAGTTCGTCATCCCCGATCTGCTCGGCGGCTCGTCCACGCTGATGATCGGCAAGACGTTGTGGAACGAGTTCTTCGCCAACCGTGACTGGCCGGTGTCGTCGGCGGTCGCCGTCATCCTGCTGTTGCTGCTCACCGTGCCGATCATGCTTTTCCAGCAGGCACAGGCGCGTGCCCAGGAGCAGGGCAAATGA
- a CDS encoding ABC transporter permease, producing MNATWSRFNVTSIVLGFAFLYLPIVLLIVFSFNESKLVTVWGGFSTKWYVSLFHNQGLMDATWVTARVGVISATVATVLGTLAALTLTRYTRFRGRVLFSGMVFAPLVMPEVITGLSLLLLFVAVGLDRGFFTVTLAHITLTMCFVAVVVQSRLVSFDRSLEEAAMDLGATPARTFFQITLPVILPAIVSGWMLAFTLSLDDLVIASFTSGPGATTLPMKIYSQVRLGVTPEINAACTILIAVVAVGVIIASIANKRREVQRQLDEQAAQRG from the coding sequence ATGAACGCCACCTGGAGTCGTTTCAACGTCACCTCGATCGTGCTGGGCTTTGCCTTCCTGTACCTGCCGATCGTGCTGCTCATCGTCTTCTCGTTCAACGAGTCCAAGCTCGTCACCGTCTGGGGCGGCTTCTCGACCAAATGGTACGTGTCGCTGTTTCACAATCAGGGCCTGATGGATGCCACTTGGGTCACGGCGCGCGTCGGCGTCATTTCGGCGACGGTGGCGACCGTGCTCGGCACGCTGGCGGCACTCACCTTGACGCGCTACACGCGCTTCCGAGGCAGGGTGCTGTTTTCCGGCATGGTCTTCGCACCGCTGGTCATGCCGGAAGTCATTACCGGGCTGTCGCTGCTGCTGCTCTTCGTTGCCGTCGGTCTCGACCGCGGCTTCTTTACGGTGACGCTCGCCCACATCACGCTGACAATGTGCTTCGTGGCGGTCGTCGTGCAGTCGCGCCTGGTTTCCTTCGACCGTTCGCTAGAGGAGGCGGCGATGGATCTCGGCGCAACGCCGGCCAGGACCTTCTTCCAGATAACGCTGCCGGTCATCCTGCCGGCGATCGTGTCCGGCTGGATGCTGGCCTTTACGCTGTCGCTCGACGATCTGGTCATCGCCAGCTTCACCTCTGGGCCGGGCGCCACGACGCTGCCGATGAAGATTTACAGCCAGGTCCGCCTTGGCGTAACGCCGGAGATCAACGCCGCCTGCACCATCCTGATCGCCGTCGTCGCGGTCGGCGTCATCATCGCCTCGATCGCCAACAAGCGGCGTGAGGTGCAGCGCCAGCTCGACGAACAGGCGGCGCAACGCGGGTGA
- a CDS encoding AsmA family protein: MPSSLIRRGVWAIGAAVIVIALVVATLPLIASTRIVRDRIAWEMSAWSGFRVAIEGSPRIEVWPKFRAILTDVTLSKWTDTDAPPVVEAERVEIDLSAMAALQGDVAFSTARLVRPTIRVQRTADGLFLPTAPTGGRIARSIDTARGVVNADPAKPDLDKLPADAFGTVEFRDGRMVASVDGKDVEILSSLSGQATWAAMNSNATLSATGIWRGESVALDAASPKPLVLFAGGVAPLTLSFKAAPATFSFDGTASMSENAYFDGQVKFAAPSLRRVLEWSQAGIAPSAAIGSVSISSKVTASAGRIKFENTALALDNNPGMGALDLSLGDAQPVISGTLAFDTLDLRSFLSAFTPLGPASGTGPGDVEGNFADRVNLDLRLSAAHATAGAIQLADVAATAQVKDGLSVFDISDASAFGGNIQTSLRFDRKPEGTQVEIRLLASDVDGGAFGTAAGMTRLVPVGTGTVSVILKGPGRTWDSIFENADGSVSATFGPGALSKFNLAAFLKHSEQGGFFALDDVSDGTLPIDGAEVKATISRGVARLDKAEANSAKYKIWLSGIASYAGRGLALSGGVIQPDQAAAQKTGQQGPNQSSFFVGGTWSTPFISPISRGVSGE; this comes from the coding sequence ATGCCATCATCCTTGATCCGCCGCGGAGTATGGGCGATCGGCGCTGCCGTGATCGTCATCGCTCTGGTGGTCGCCACCCTGCCGCTGATCGCCTCGACGCGTATCGTGCGCGACCGCATCGCCTGGGAAATGAGCGCCTGGAGCGGATTCCGGGTCGCCATCGAAGGCTCGCCGCGCATCGAGGTCTGGCCGAAATTCCGGGCAATCCTGACCGACGTGACGCTGTCCAAGTGGACGGACACCGATGCGCCGCCGGTCGTCGAAGCCGAACGGGTGGAGATCGACCTCTCGGCCATGGCGGCCTTGCAGGGCGACGTGGCGTTTTCCACGGCACGGCTGGTGCGGCCGACGATCCGCGTCCAGCGCACGGCGGATGGCCTGTTCCTGCCCACGGCACCGACCGGAGGCCGCATCGCGCGCTCCATCGACACGGCGCGCGGCGTGGTCAATGCCGACCCTGCCAAGCCCGATCTCGACAAGCTGCCGGCCGATGCCTTCGGTACAGTTGAGTTCAGGGACGGCCGCATGGTGGCTTCCGTCGACGGCAAGGACGTGGAAATCCTGAGCAGCCTCAGCGGCCAGGCGACCTGGGCGGCGATGAACAGCAATGCGACATTGTCGGCAACCGGGATCTGGCGTGGCGAAAGCGTCGCCCTCGACGCTGCCTCACCGAAGCCGCTGGTGCTGTTTGCCGGCGGCGTGGCGCCGCTCACTCTGTCCTTCAAGGCCGCGCCCGCCACTTTCTCCTTCGACGGCACGGCCAGCATGTCCGAGAACGCCTATTTCGACGGCCAGGTGAAGTTCGCGGCACCTTCGCTGCGCCGCGTGCTGGAATGGTCGCAGGCCGGCATCGCGCCAAGTGCTGCGATCGGCTCCGTCAGCATTTCGAGCAAGGTCACGGCATCGGCCGGACGCATCAAATTCGAGAACACCGCGCTGGCGCTGGACAACAATCCGGGCATGGGCGCGCTGGACCTGTCACTTGGCGACGCCCAGCCGGTGATCTCGGGCACGCTCGCCTTCGACACGCTCGACCTCAGGTCCTTCCTGTCCGCCTTCACGCCGCTTGGGCCGGCGAGCGGGACTGGACCAGGTGACGTCGAGGGAAATTTCGCCGACCGGGTCAACCTCGATCTCAGGCTGTCGGCGGCACATGCCACGGCCGGCGCCATACAGCTCGCCGATGTCGCCGCCACCGCCCAGGTCAAGGACGGTCTTTCCGTCTTCGATATCTCCGACGCTTCGGCCTTTGGCGGCAACATCCAGACCAGCCTGCGTTTCGACCGCAAGCCCGAGGGCACCCAGGTCGAGATCCGGCTGCTTGCGTCCGACGTCGACGGCGGTGCGTTCGGCACGGCGGCCGGCATGACCCGGCTGGTGCCGGTCGGCACGGGCACCGTTTCGGTTATCCTCAAGGGACCGGGCAGGACCTGGGATTCGATCTTTGAAAATGCCGACGGCTCGGTCTCGGCGACCTTCGGCCCGGGCGCTCTCAGCAAGTTCAACCTGGCGGCCTTTCTCAAGCATAGCGAACAGGGCGGCTTCTTCGCGCTCGACGATGTCTCGGACGGCACGCTGCCGATCGACGGCGCCGAAGTGAAGGCGACCATTTCGCGAGGCGTGGCGAGGCTGGACAAGGCCGAAGCCAATTCGGCGAAATACAAGATCTGGCTTTCCGGCATCGCCTCCTATGCGGGGCGTGGGCTGGCGCTGTCCGGCGGCGTTATCCAGCCGGACCAGGCGGCGGCACAGAAGACCGGCCAGCAAGGGCCCAACCAGTCGTCCTTCTTCGTCGGCGGAACCTGGAGCACGCCGTTCATTTCCCCGATAAGCCGCGGCGTTTCGGGCGAATAG
- a CDS encoding acetoacetate--CoA ligase, producing the protein MAAEVPLWTPTQDRIDASPLTAFMKAAEAKAGTSFASYAELHRWSVEDREAFWSLVWDFSGIVGEKGKHMLADGDKMPGASFFPDATLNFAENLLKKTGAGEAIVFRGEDKVERRLSWNQLQGLVSRLQQLFLSLKVKKGDRIAAMMPNMPETVAAMLAAASIGAVWSSCSPDFGEQGVLDRFGQIEPVIFIAPDGYWYNGKAIEVADKVAAVAAKLGSVRKVLLVDYLGTSADVAATIDKAVAMEEALSSFAVKPVSFERLPFSHPLYILFSSGTTGIPKCIVHSAGGTLVQHVKEHRLHAGLIDGDRFFYFTTCGWMMWNWLVSGLASGATLLLYDGSPFYPSGNVLFDFADAEKMTFFGTSAKFIDSVRKAGLKPIHSHDLSTVRAISSTGSPLSPEDFRFVYDGIKKDVHLASVSGGTDIVSCFVLGVPTQPVWTGEIQGPGLGLAVDVWDDDGKSVREEKGELVCTKAFPSMPIGFWNDPDGKKYQAAYFERFDNVWCHGDFAEWTAHGGMIIHGRSDATLNPGGVRIGTAEIYNQVEQMPEILEALCIGQDFDNDVRVVLFVRLASGVQLDEDLEKRIRAKIRSGASPRHVPARIVAVSDIPRTKSGKITELAVRDVVHGRAIKNKEALANPEALELFRNLPQLAE; encoded by the coding sequence ATGGCTGCCGAAGTACCGCTCTGGACCCCAACGCAAGACCGGATCGACGCTTCGCCATTGACAGCTTTCATGAAGGCGGCGGAGGCGAAAGCCGGCACTTCCTTCGCTTCCTACGCCGAGTTGCATCGCTGGTCGGTCGAGGATCGCGAAGCGTTCTGGAGCCTGGTCTGGGACTTTTCCGGCATTGTCGGCGAAAAGGGCAAGCATATGCTCGCCGATGGCGACAAAATGCCGGGTGCCTCGTTCTTCCCCGACGCGACGCTGAATTTCGCCGAGAACTTGTTGAAGAAGACCGGCGCCGGCGAAGCGATCGTCTTTCGCGGCGAGGACAAGGTCGAACGGCGGCTGTCCTGGAACCAGCTGCAGGGGCTGGTCTCGCGCCTGCAGCAGCTGTTCCTGTCGCTCAAGGTCAAGAAGGGCGACCGCATTGCCGCGATGATGCCCAACATGCCCGAAACCGTCGCCGCCATGCTGGCGGCTGCCTCGATCGGCGCGGTGTGGTCATCCTGCTCCCCCGATTTCGGCGAGCAGGGGGTGCTCGACCGGTTCGGCCAGATCGAACCTGTCATCTTCATCGCGCCCGACGGCTATTGGTACAATGGCAAGGCGATCGAGGTCGCTGACAAGGTCGCGGCGGTCGCGGCCAAGCTCGGCAGCGTCCGCAAGGTCCTGCTCGTCGATTATCTCGGCACCTCGGCCGACGTGGCCGCAACCATCGACAAGGCGGTGGCGATGGAAGAGGCGCTGTCGTCCTTCGCCGTCAAGCCCGTCAGCTTCGAGCGGCTGCCGTTTTCGCATCCGCTCTACATCCTGTTTTCATCAGGAACCACCGGCATTCCCAAATGCATCGTCCATTCGGCCGGCGGCACGCTGGTCCAGCATGTCAAGGAACACCGGCTGCATGCCGGGCTGATCGACGGCGACCGCTTCTTCTATTTCACCACCTGTGGCTGGATGATGTGGAACTGGCTGGTGTCGGGCCTCGCCTCCGGGGCGACGCTGCTGCTTTATGACGGTTCGCCCTTCTACCCCAGCGGCAATGTGCTGTTCGACTTCGCCGATGCCGAGAAGATGACCTTTTTCGGCACCTCGGCCAAGTTCATCGATTCCGTGCGCAAGGCCGGCCTCAAGCCGATCCACAGCCATGATCTGTCGACCGTGCGTGCGATTTCCTCCACCGGCTCGCCGCTGTCGCCTGAGGATTTCCGCTTCGTCTATGACGGCATCAAGAAGGACGTGCATCTCGCCTCGGTTTCCGGTGGCACCGACATCGTCTCCTGTTTCGTGCTCGGCGTGCCGACGCAGCCAGTGTGGACCGGCGAGATCCAGGGACCCGGCCTTGGCCTCGCCGTCGACGTCTGGGACGACGATGGCAAGTCGGTCAGGGAGGAGAAGGGCGAACTGGTCTGCACCAAGGCGTTTCCGTCCATGCCGATCGGCTTCTGGAACGATCCGGATGGCAAGAAATACCAGGCCGCCTATTTCGAGCGTTTCGACAATGTCTGGTGCCATGGCGATTTCGCCGAATGGACCGCGCATGGCGGCATGATCATCCATGGCCGCTCCGACGCCACGCTCAACCCGGGCGGCGTGCGCATCGGCACGGCGGAGATCTACAACCAGGTCGAACAGATGCCGGAAATCCTGGAAGCGCTGTGCATTGGCCAGGATTTCGACAATGACGTGCGTGTCGTGCTGTTCGTGCGGCTGGCCTCCGGCGTCCAACTCGACGAGGACCTGGAAAAACGCATCCGCGCCAAGATCCGCAGCGGCGCCAGCCCGCGCCATGTCCCGGCCCGGATCGTCGCCGTGTCGGATATTCCGCGCACCAAATCGGGCAAGATCACCGAGCTCGCCGTGCGCGATGTCGTGCATGGCCGCGCCATCAAGAACAAGGAAGCGCTCGCCAACCCGGAAGCGCTGGAGCTGTTCCGGAACCTGCCGCAGCTTGCCGAGTGA
- a CDS encoding PAS domain S-box protein produces the protein MPSEYSFLDVAVLDAVRQRFAAGDAIAILSVDLEQVIWANGPGAAVFGYPDIESIIGASAQLPLIARRQIMATSGFPEIGSDRGITVRLATGMTSRTIGFQASAVTLPDGEKAIMLAVPAAQTGSRSAAEIASRAISGFTEDGHFIAFIDAGGNVEAASDGFSKLGIQPATLAALVADVAAEDERIVKRLVPGGNTSYPAGLARLTPERHLLVVIDENQLEDNASAAEASADTLPAATESPANEIGGEKTAVENAAAESKPHQDNQPTADVSQAEAIEPLAAAEVEQEPVSSEPAAENMPEQAAQEVAEPTGPTPVAADNDQPVAGGTPAQHDHWYFHAGEDDAGPAPAASEPKNEVEAIGGEASSAKQDEAAPPAAPVASPAARTIDRSAAPLRFVWRTDAEGKFSALSPEFADIVGKPAADVIGRRFRDVAAAFGLDASGEIASLLERRDTWSGRSVLWPVVGTDLKIPVDLAALPVYGRSRAFEGFRGFGVARASDAIVDPEAIGMALMPNGKAPEPEAIEAPAEEPKTEEPKAEEPNAADPFKGEVPALTIVPKPERRFADKVIRLAEHRQPANDKGLSTLERSAFREIGERLKKDSAPTEPPKAEKPGTERPLEPAIKTPVEPAPEAAAGTPAMKTEAPIKSAGEVVSTPDAAQDQEPAEAGEIPATEPGNDAVPAEPSETDAEDEADLARLDGAHPDDVVHEEHADTPAGATGSLLSYADRADEPSPVADNDGLPVSELVATEPEDAEPTATEGEPAVANAGHVAADDDDSMTSADFRDAEDNEDWNDGAEDAGVDDQTPEHVAPSTVSDGQAIPPGAETVSARDAAEIQRPRLQVPPLKTEGFVPSAFSVGDESKAPDTLLLGKLPVPLLIHSGDQLHYANEEFLNLTGYAALEDLEDAGGLGALFADPYADDGASDGSDRALRLRTHGGQEFPIDAILRSVPWREGKALMLVVRRSGEDDAPAALHAVGEEPTQPDISELKARIAEMRTIIDTATDGVVLIGSDGTIRSISRPAEALFGFDSDEVAGKPFASLFAIESQRAARDYLTGLSEPGVASVMNDGREVIGREAQGRFIPLFMTIGRLPNDSGFCAVVRDITQWKRAEEDLTQARAVAERASSQKTDFLARISHEIRTPLNAIIGFSELMVDEKFGPVANDRYRDYLRDINRSGNHVLDLVNDLLDISKIEAGQQEMAYEAVSLNDTLAETVAMMQPQANRERVIIRSSFASRLPEVVADLRSVRQIALNILSNAIRYTQAGGQVIVSTAYETSGDVVMRVRDTGIGMSQAEIEQALKPFKQINALKRGRGDGTGLGLPLTKAMVEANRARFTINSTPGEGTLVEVAFPSTRVLAE, from the coding sequence ATGCCGTCCGAATATTCCTTCCTCGACGTCGCCGTGCTCGACGCGGTTCGCCAGCGTTTTGCCGCCGGCGACGCGATCGCGATCCTGTCGGTGGACCTGGAGCAGGTGATCTGGGCCAATGGGCCGGGTGCCGCCGTATTCGGCTATCCCGATATAGAATCGATCATCGGCGCCTCGGCACAGCTGCCGCTGATTGCCCGCCGCCAGATCATGGCGACCAGCGGCTTTCCCGAGATCGGCAGCGATCGTGGCATCACCGTCAGGTTGGCGACCGGCATGACCAGCCGCACCATCGGCTTCCAGGCAAGTGCCGTGACCCTGCCCGACGGTGAGAAGGCGATCATGCTGGCGGTGCCTGCAGCCCAGACAGGCTCGCGCAGTGCCGCCGAGATCGCCAGCCGGGCGATCAGCGGCTTCACCGAAGACGGCCATTTCATCGCCTTCATCGATGCCGGGGGCAATGTCGAGGCCGCGTCGGACGGCTTTTCGAAGCTCGGCATCCAGCCAGCAACGCTGGCCGCCCTGGTGGCCGATGTCGCTGCCGAGGACGAGCGCATCGTCAAGCGCCTGGTTCCGGGCGGCAACACCTCCTACCCCGCCGGCCTCGCCCGGCTGACGCCGGAGCGGCATCTCCTGGTGGTGATCGACGAGAATCAGCTTGAGGACAACGCTTCTGCTGCAGAAGCCTCGGCAGACACCCTCCCCGCAGCAACGGAAAGCCCCGCTAACGAGATTGGCGGGGAAAAAACAGCGGTAGAGAACGCCGCCGCAGAATCCAAGCCTCACCAGGACAATCAGCCGACGGCGGATGTTTCGCAGGCAGAAGCGATCGAGCCACTTGCTGCTGCCGAGGTCGAGCAGGAGCCGGTCTCTTCCGAGCCCGCGGCCGAAAATATGCCGGAACAGGCAGCGCAGGAGGTTGCGGAGCCGACCGGGCCGACACCGGTTGCCGCCGACAACGATCAGCCGGTAGCGGGCGGCACGCCCGCGCAGCACGATCATTGGTATTTCCATGCCGGCGAGGATGACGCGGGACCCGCGCCTGCCGCGTCGGAGCCGAAAAACGAGGTCGAAGCGATCGGCGGCGAGGCTTCCAGCGCGAAGCAGGACGAGGCCGCCCCGCCGGCTGCGCCGGTCGCAAGCCCAGCCGCCCGGACAATAGACCGCTCGGCGGCGCCGCTGCGCTTCGTCTGGCGCACCGATGCCGAGGGCAAGTTCAGCGCGCTGTCGCCGGAATTCGCAGACATCGTCGGCAAGCCGGCCGCCGACGTGATCGGCCGGCGCTTCAGGGATGTCGCGGCGGCATTCGGCCTTGACGCGTCCGGCGAGATCGCCAGCCTGTTGGAGCGGCGCGACACCTGGTCCGGCCGCTCCGTGCTGTGGCCTGTCGTCGGCACCGACCTGAAGATCCCCGTCGACCTCGCGGCTTTGCCTGTCTATGGCCGCAGCCGCGCCTTTGAAGGTTTTCGCGGCTTCGGCGTTGCCCGCGCCAGTGACGCGATCGTCGATCCGGAAGCGATCGGCATGGCCCTGATGCCCAATGGCAAGGCGCCGGAACCGGAAGCCATCGAGGCTCCCGCCGAAGAGCCGAAGACGGAAGAGCCGAAGGCCGAGGAACCAAACGCGGCGGACCCGTTCAAGGGCGAGGTGCCGGCGCTGACCATCGTGCCGAAACCGGAGCGACGCTTTGCCGACAAGGTCATCCGGCTGGCCGAACACCGGCAGCCGGCCAACGACAAGGGACTGTCGACGCTGGAACGCAGTGCCTTCCGCGAGATCGGCGAACGGCTGAAGAAGGACAGCGCACCGACCGAGCCGCCGAAAGCCGAGAAGCCCGGCACCGAACGCCCGTTGGAACCGGCGATCAAGACACCGGTTGAGCCTGCGCCGGAGGCAGCAGCCGGGACCCCGGCCATGAAGACGGAAGCTCCGATCAAGTCCGCCGGTGAGGTTGTGTCGACGCCGGATGCTGCCCAGGATCAGGAGCCGGCAGAAGCCGGCGAAATCCCGGCCACGGAACCAGGGAACGACGCAGTACCGGCCGAGCCATCCGAGACCGATGCCGAGGACGAGGCGGACCTCGCACGACTCGACGGCGCCCATCCGGACGACGTGGTTCACGAGGAACATGCCGACACGCCGGCCGGCGCGACAGGCTCGCTGCTAAGCTACGCCGACCGCGCCGATGAGCCCAGCCCTGTCGCGGACAATGACGGGCTCCCGGTCTCTGAACTGGTAGCCACGGAACCGGAAGATGCCGAGCCCACCGCGACTGAGGGCGAACCGGCAGTTGCGAACGCCGGACATGTCGCAGCCGACGATGATGACAGCATGACGTCGGCCGATTTTCGCGATGCCGAAGACAATGAGGATTGGAACGACGGCGCGGAGGATGCCGGGGTTGATGATCAGACCCCAGAGCATGTTGCGCCATCGACCGTCTCCGACGGGCAAGCCATTCCGCCAGGCGCTGAGACTGTCAGTGCACGCGACGCAGCCGAGATCCAGCGCCCACGCCTGCAGGTGCCACCGCTCAAGACGGAAGGGTTCGTGCCGTCGGCGTTTTCCGTCGGCGACGAAAGCAAGGCTCCGGACACCTTGCTGCTCGGCAAGCTGCCGGTGCCGCTGCTCATCCATTCGGGCGACCAGTTGCACTACGCCAATGAAGAGTTCCTGAATCTGACCGGCTACGCCGCCCTCGAGGACCTCGAGGATGCGGGCGGCCTGGGCGCGCTGTTTGCCGACCCCTACGCCGATGATGGCGCCTCCGACGGCAGCGACCGGGCGCTGCGGCTGAGGACGCACGGCGGACAGGAATTCCCGATCGACGCCATCCTGCGCTCCGTTCCCTGGCGCGAGGGCAAGGCACTGATGCTGGTGGTGCGCCGTTCCGGCGAGGATGACGCGCCTGCGGCCCTGCACGCGGTCGGCGAGGAGCCGACGCAGCCCGACATTTCCGAGCTCAAGGCGCGTATCGCCGAGATGCGCACCATCATCGATACCGCCACCGACGGCGTCGTGCTGATCGGCAGCGACGGCACCATCCGCTCGATCAGCCGCCCGGCCGAGGCGCTGTTCGGCTTCGACAGCGACGAGGTGGCCGGCAAACCGTTCGCCTCGCTGTTTGCCATCGAAAGCCAGCGCGCGGCGCGCGACTATCTCACCGGGCTGTCCGAACCCGGCGTGGCGAGCGTCATGAATGACGGCCGCGAGGTGATCGGGCGCGAGGCGCAGGGGCGCTTCATCCCGCTGTTCATGACCATCGGCCGGCTGCCCAATGACAGCGGTTTCTGTGCCGTCGTGCGCGACATCACGCAGTGGAAGCGGGCCGAAGAAGATCTCACCCAGGCACGCGCGGTGGCCGAACGGGCGTCCTCGCAGAAGACCGATTTCCTGGCTCGCATCAGCCACGAGATCCGCACGCCGCTCAACGCCATCATCGGTTTCTCCGAACTGATGGTCGACGAGAAGTTCGGACCGGTCGCCAATGACCGCTACCGCGACTATCTGCGCGACATCAACCGCTCGGGCAACCATGTGCTCGACCTGGTCAATGACCTGCTCGACATCTCGAAGATCGAGGCCGGCCAGCAGGAAATGGCCTACGAGGCGGTGTCGCTCAACGACACGCTGGCCGAGACGGTGGCGATGATGCAGCCGCAGGCCAATCGCGAACGCGTCATCATCCGCTCCAGCTTCGCCTCGCGGCTGCCGGAGGTGGTGGCCGATCTGCGCTCCGTGCGCCAGATCGCGCTCAACATCCTATCCAACGCTATCCGCTACACCCAGGCCGGCGGCCAGGTGATCGTCTCGACCGCCTATGAAACTTCGGGCGATGTCGTCATGCGCGTGCGCGACACCGGCATCGGCATGAGCCAGGCCGAGATCGAGCAGGCGCTGAAGCCGTTCAAGCAGATCAACGCGCTGAAGCGCGGGCGTGGCGACGGCACCGGCCTTGGCCTGCCGCTGACCAAGGCGATGGTGGAGGCAAACCGCGCCCGCTTCACCATCAATTCGACGCCCGGCGAAGGCACGCTGGTGGAGGTCGCTTTTCCCTCGACCCGGGTGCTCGCGGAATAG